A window of the Paralichthys olivaceus isolate ysfri-2021 chromosome 5, ASM2471397v2, whole genome shotgun sequence genome harbors these coding sequences:
- the LOC138407642 gene encoding uncharacterized protein gives MSAVCLKLVTLLCLSCLTLSDPEKIVVSRKPGEAITIHCRSPDNTDEYLDLCRDLCQGDKVVYMNSENVEIVPAYKDRAQITGAFSKVDIFIKNLTLEDTGQYWCMYKKVNEKIGKVDAKCRGSVLLVVKEEGGVSGNGNQACETKHQGMLLVTVVTSAVVLLCFIVGACMWLILKTKTFPTTKKPRRVINNEVYEDMRATIRR, from the exons ATGTCTGCTGTCTGCCTAAAGCTCGTaaccctcctctgcctctcctgcCTGACTCTGAGTGACCCAG AAAAAATCGTGGTGTCAAGAAAACCAGGAGAAGCCATCACCATCCATTGCAGGAGCCCTGACAATACCGATGAGTACTTGGATCTGTGTAGGGATCTCTGTCAGGGGGATAAAGTAGTTTATATGAattcagaaaatgttgaaattgtgCCAGCATATAAAGACAGGGCTCAGATCACAGGAGCATTTTCCAAGGTGGACATTTTCATCAAAAACTTGACTTTGGAGGACACAGGACAGTATTGGTGTATGTACAAAAAAGTAAACGAGAAAATTGGCAAGGTAGATGCGAAATGCCGAGGATCTGTGCTCCTGGTGGTGAAAG AAGAGGGGGGTGTGTCTGGCAATGGAAACCAGGCGTGTGAAACAAAACATCAGGGGATGTTGCTGGTGACTGTTGTGACCTCTGCTGTTGTGCTGTTGTGCTTCATCGTGGGCGCCTGCATGTGGCTCATCCTCAAG ACCAAGACATTTCCCACCACAAAGAAACCGAGACGCGTCATCAACAATGAAGTATATGAGGACATGCGTGCCACTATCAGACGCTGA